CGTAGCTGCAGCGCCGGTAATGCCCATGTATACTAACCCGCAGGGTAACAAACCATTCAAAACTCCAATCGTGTATAACGTACTGAATCGTTGTTGTACCAATAATTTACCCAAAGCGGCTTTTACCTGCGTAGTCATTATGCCGGGTGTGGTGAGCCGGAATTTCCTGGTACTCAGCACATAGTTTACCAGCACGGAAAACAGTAAAATAAGACCGGCGGTAACAGACAGCCATTGCTGGAATCCACCCAGAAACAGCTGCTGTCCCAGCCATCCAAACAACAATCCGAATACGCTGTATACACTGATCCTGCCGGCATTGTACAGGAAGATGCCTGCCAGTTTCTTCGCACCTTGCAGGTGCTGCACAGGCAAGGCGAGGGCTATAGGCCCGCACATTCCTACGCAGTGAAAACTGCCGGCAAATCCAAGTAAAAAGGCGGTCAGTGTAAACATGATAGCTTAGTTAATGTGTATAATCTCTTCCTGGTAATATGGCTTGTTATCCATTTCCCACTGAATTTTTACGCGATAGTTTCCACGGATAAACTTATCCCGGCCAAATGTCTGTGTACCGGTATTGTCGGGCTGCATCGGTACCGTAAAATCCTTGTTGGAATCTGAAGGACGATAAAAGGAAATGTTTCCTTTGAATGACCTGCCAATAAGCTCCTCAGGAAAGCTAACCGCAACCGCTTCTCCCGGCTGGGTTACTTTAACGGGGGCAGATAAACGCCCTGCATTATTTCTCCCTTCAATGATATCCTGGTACTTCAGCTCTTCGCTGTAGTAGTCGTTTGTAACCATATCAATTTTTGTTCGCATGCTCTTGGTGACCAGCGTCAGCATGCCGGCAGCAAACAGTGTGAAAACGATGATGATTTTATATCCCCAGTTCATGATAATATGTTGATGTTGTGTACGATAACTAAAATGAAATTGGTCCGGAAAAGGTGGTGGTGATACTACTGATCAGCACATTGTTCTCATATAGTCCGATCTTTACCTTCGACTTCCTTCCCTGTAAGGCTGTTTTAGGCAGTACAATAAAGAAAGTGCCTTCACCTTGTCCTTCGGCTTTAACAGTAATGGATGATTTGCCGATCATTTCAATGGCGCCCGGTGTATCTTCCAGCTTTAGCTCCAATGGAATGCCTGCGGTTGTTTTGTTAATTAATTTTATCCGGTAGAGGTTGGAAATACTGTCTGTCCCTCTTTCCTGGTATAACA
This window of the Chitinophaga sp. Cy-1792 genome carries:
- a CDS encoding sulfite exporter TauE/SafE family protein, whose product is MFTLTAFLLGFAGSFHCVGMCGPIALALPVQHLQGAKKLAGIFLYNAGRISVYSVFGLLFGWLGQQLFLGGFQQWLSVTAGLILLFSVLVNYVLSTRKFRLTTPGIMTTQVKAALGKLLVQQRFSTLYTIGVLNGLLPCGLVYMGITGAAATGTVEKGMLFMAAFGAGTLPAMAGAAWFGHLLSAGIRNKMRSLVPVMIAVMAILLIMRGMNLGIPYVSPVISQHPEKIMEHCFKP
- a CDS encoding FixH family protein gives rise to the protein MNWGYKIIIVFTLFAAGMLTLVTKSMRTKIDMVTNDYYSEELKYQDIIEGRNNAGRLSAPVKVTQPGEAVAVSFPEELIGRSFKGNISFYRPSDSNKDFTVPMQPDNTGTQTFGRDKFIRGNYRVKIQWEMDNKPYYQEEIIHIN